One Pleurocapsa sp. PCC 7327 DNA segment encodes these proteins:
- a CDS encoding 4a-hydroxytetrahydrobiopterin dehydratase, which yields MSLLRERVCHQESKARQLRRGNRVARSSSSQSPCGGTFRLLSSQELEAVLQELRGWSQTEGKLHRQFRFSCFEKALGFMSGLALVAEAMGHRPQESNIYDRVMVDLTTSEAGGITDLDVEIARKADELASQLKSLG from the coding sequence ATGTCACTGCTGAGGGAACGAGTGTGCCATCAAGAATCAAAAGCTAGGCAACTAAGACGAGGCAATCGAGTGGCTCGTTCTTCAAGTTCTCAATCCCCTTGTGGAGGTACCTTTAGACTTTTATCTTCCCAAGAGCTAGAGGCAGTTTTACAAGAATTAAGAGGATGGAGCCAAACAGAGGGAAAATTGCATCGTCAGTTTCGCTTCAGTTGCTTTGAAAAAGCATTGGGATTTATGTCTGGCTTGGCGTTAGTAGCTGAGGCAATGGGGCATCGCCCCCAAGAGTCGAATATTTACGATCGCGTTATGGTTGACCTGACGACATCAGAGGCTGGAGGGATTACCGACCTAGATGTCGAAATAGCCCGAAAAGCCGATGAATTGGCTTCTCAGCTCAAATCATTGGGATAG
- a CDS encoding aconitase/3-isopropylmalate dehydratase large subunit family protein, with product MNISEKILILGDDINTDDIIPAKRGTNADPAHLARYAFEHLIGEGKLLEYDIIEAGHNFGCGSSREFAPIAIKVAGIKKVRARSFAEIFYRNSINIGLSLEIIGDSQQNPVVDAIARAGGLITFNQKRLRGEVSVPKSLTPARSMTMAEKMLARASGNAFVQPGEVIFAKVDLAMSHDAIAGPVAQLFYQHFGENAKVWNANKVVLVADHFIQINDIRKDEGATKMHQQMVQFAREQGCHLLDVVSPGEAAGICHVLLPEKGFIRPGMVIAGTDSHSCTYGAFGCFSTGVGTTDMANLFATGDMWIRVPGTLLFELSGTLPKQIGAKDIMLFILGQIGCNGATGKAIEFRGSIIEQLPIDERMTLANMAIECGAICGLIASDEVTLKYVQSRTQEEFEVITSDRDAEYEEIYRFDLSSLEPQIACPQKPDRVVSIGELGEVPITRAFIGSCTGGKLFDLAQAAEVLKGRRVDPRVSLFVVPASGEVRQKAQELGYLDILEQAGAQVLKSGCGACINAGIGVLGKEETGIYATNRNFKGRSGDPTARNYLASPRVVAISAVKGKISDRIEDK from the coding sequence GTGAATATCTCAGAGAAAATTTTAATACTCGGTGATGATATTAACACCGATGATATTATCCCAGCCAAACGCGGCACCAATGCCGATCCCGCCCATTTAGCACGCTATGCCTTCGAACATCTAATAGGAGAAGGGAAGCTGCTAGAATACGATATCATCGAGGCAGGACATAACTTTGGCTGCGGTTCTAGTCGAGAATTTGCTCCAATTGCTATCAAAGTAGCAGGAATTAAAAAAGTTCGCGCTCGTTCTTTTGCAGAAATTTTCTATCGCAATAGTATCAATATCGGTCTATCATTAGAAATTATCGGGGATAGCCAACAGAATCCAGTCGTAGATGCGATCGCGCGGGCAGGCGGTTTAATTACCTTCAACCAAAAACGTCTGAGAGGTGAAGTTTCTGTACCCAAAAGTCTCACGCCAGCGCGATCGATGACGATGGCAGAAAAGATGCTTGCCCGTGCTTCGGGCAATGCTTTCGTCCAACCTGGCGAGGTTATTTTTGCCAAAGTCGATTTGGCAATGTCCCACGATGCCATTGCAGGGCCAGTCGCTCAACTTTTCTACCAGCATTTTGGAGAGAATGCGAAAGTCTGGAATGCAAATAAAGTTGTTTTAGTTGCCGATCATTTCATTCAAATTAACGACATCAGGAAAGATGAAGGCGCAACGAAGATGCATCAACAAATGGTGCAATTTGCACGAGAGCAAGGTTGCCATCTATTAGACGTGGTTTCTCCAGGCGAAGCGGCAGGTATTTGCCACGTTCTCCTACCAGAAAAAGGCTTCATCCGTCCAGGGATGGTTATTGCAGGGACGGATTCTCATAGTTGCACCTATGGGGCATTTGGTTGCTTTTCTACTGGGGTAGGAACGACTGACATGGCGAATCTCTTTGCAACTGGGGATATGTGGATTCGCGTTCCAGGAACGTTGCTGTTTGAATTATCGGGAACGCTTCCCAAACAGATCGGCGCTAAAGATATTATGCTCTTTATCCTGGGTCAAATCGGCTGCAATGGGGCAACTGGAAAGGCGATCGAATTTCGGGGCAGTATTATCGAGCAATTGCCAATCGACGAACGCATGACTCTGGCAAATATGGCGATCGAGTGCGGGGCGATATGCGGTTTAATTGCTTCCGATGAAGTGACGCTTAAGTACGTGCAAAGTCGCACGCAAGAGGAATTTGAAGTAATAACCAGCGATCGCGATGCAGAATACGAAGAAATTTATCGATTCGATCTCAGTAGTCTAGAACCGCAAATTGCCTGTCCGCAAAAACCCGATCGCGTGGTCAGTATTGGGGAATTGGGTGAAGTTCCTATTACGCGGGCGTTTATCGGTTCCTGCACGGGAGGAAAACTCTTCGATCTGGCCCAAGCTGCTGAAGTGCTTAAAGGGCGCAGAGTTGACCCTAGAGTAAGTCTGTTTGTCGTTCCCGCTTCTGGAGAGGTTCGTCAAAAAGCTCAGGAATTGGGCTACTTAGATATCTTAGAACAAGCAGGCGCACAGGTTCTCAAATCTGGCTGCGGTGCTTGCATCAATGCCGGAATTGGAGTTTTAGGCAAAGAAGAGACGGGGATTTATGCCACCAATCGTAACTTTAAGGGACGCAGTGGCGATCCGACGGCTAGAAATTATCTTGCCTCTCCGCGCGTGGTTGCGATTTCAGCAGTAAAGGGGAAAATTAGCGATCGCATCGAGGATAAATGA
- a CDS encoding isocitrate/isopropylmalate dehydrogenase family protein has protein sequence MTHQYCLAVLPGEGIGLEVVEAALKILQQVARLKGFSVEVNYGLIGEPALETCGNFFPEETAQLCERSDGILFGAVSRGGLLELRKRFDLFVNLRPIRTFNSLLVKSPLKTERLKGVDILFVRELTSGIYFGASGRTEDERGTYGYHTMRYYDWEIRRIARVALEKARSRKGLLTVAHKENALPHLPWSHLVKEEAEHFPGVVVEPMLVDNLAMQLVINPQRFDVILAGNLFGDLLSDLGGAIVGSIGLLGSASLNANGFGMYEAIHGTAPDIAGKGIANPLGTLAGIILMLQQWGEEESAQMLIQAQDNLLAKGYRTADLAPQGKEILVNTEELVELFVNELSILQRF, from the coding sequence ATGACTCATCAATATTGCCTAGCAGTACTTCCAGGCGAGGGAATTGGACTAGAAGTCGTAGAAGCTGCACTAAAAATTCTTCAACAGGTTGCTCGACTCAAAGGATTTTCTGTTGAGGTAAATTATGGACTCATTGGAGAACCAGCTTTAGAGACATGTGGAAACTTTTTTCCAGAAGAAACAGCACAACTGTGCGAGAGGTCTGATGGCATTCTGTTTGGTGCAGTATCCAGGGGAGGACTCTTAGAGTTACGAAAACGTTTCGATTTGTTCGTTAATCTTCGTCCCATTCGCACTTTCAACAGTTTGCTCGTCAAATCGCCACTCAAAACCGAACGACTCAAAGGAGTAGATATCCTCTTCGTGCGAGAATTGACAAGCGGGATCTATTTTGGGGCTTCTGGACGCACCGAAGATGAGAGGGGTACTTATGGTTATCACACCATGCGCTACTACGACTGGGAGATAAGACGGATAGCAAGGGTTGCTCTCGAAAAAGCTAGAAGTCGCAAAGGTTTACTGACTGTTGCTCATAAGGAAAATGCATTGCCCCATTTACCGTGGAGTCATCTCGTGAAAGAAGAAGCCGAACATTTTCCTGGCGTAGTCGTAGAACCCATGCTAGTAGACAACTTGGCGATGCAATTAGTCATCAATCCCCAGCGTTTCGATGTGATTTTAGCTGGCAATCTTTTTGGAGATCTTCTTAGCGATCTTGGCGGAGCAATAGTTGGTTCGATTGGATTGCTAGGTTCTGCCAGTCTCAATGCAAATGGCTTTGGAATGTACGAAGCCATTCACGGTACGGCACCGGATATTGCGGGTAAAGGAATTGCTAATCCTCTCGGAACGCTGGCAGGAATTATTTTAATGCTTCAGCAATGGGGTGAAGAGGAATCCGCACAAATGTTGATTCAAGCACAAGACAACCTTTTGGCGAAAGGATACCGAACAGCCGATTTAGCGCCTCAAGGCAAAGAAATTTTAGTCAATACGGAGGAATTAGTCGAGTTATTTGTAAACGAGCTTTCAATTCTACAGCGTTTCTAA
- a CDS encoding DNA-directed RNA polymerase subunit omega — translation MQKRHSFDSSQIMYRAEELLKAASNRYRITVQVANRAKRRRYEEFDNIDDPMMKPAIRAIIEMSDELTQPEIIGD, via the coding sequence ATGCAAAAGCGACACTCGTTTGACTCATCCCAGATCATGTACCGTGCTGAAGAGTTATTAAAGGCTGCCTCTAACCGCTATCGAATCACCGTTCAAGTTGCCAATCGAGCCAAACGTCGTCGGTATGAAGAGTTTGATAATATTGACGATCCGATGATGAAACCTGCTATTCGTGCCATCATCGAAATGTCAGACGAACTCACTCAACCAGAAATCATCGGCGACTAA
- a CDS encoding SLC13 family permease: MEIVLTLGVVAAALIAFVFEWLPIDITALIVAIVLVLLGLVTPDEAIAGFGNSATITVMAMFILSAGITRTGAIQIVRDLLMKWGGKSPTQQIFVLGMIVGPITAFINNTAVVAVFLPIVEDWCKKQKISVSKLLIPLSYATVLGGMITVIGTSTNILASGVSKKLGYGEFNLFQFTALGLITFIVGLVYLSIVAPRLLPERKPASSGHLSEDYKLQDYVSEITIPPNSSLIGQTLRESGIQRKFDLSVLEIIHNGNHFPQPLADKKLSAGDILLVRGRREELLKVRDERGVEILADVKFGNGSLESELDTGEEKIAEVLILSNSRLIGATLKDLRFRQRYNATVLAIRRGEELLRERLGKVPLRFGDLLLVQGPKESFIGLQTTRELLVLEERDVENLRQNKAWIALAIILGVVIVAALDWQPILVTSLVGVTLMIITGCLKPGEIYGAVRWDIIFLLAGLIPLGTAMDKSGATEWLANGLVSIGGNLSGFWILTFFYLATSFLTEILSNNAAVVLMIPIAVEVAKTLSLNPLAFMFAVTFAASNSYLTPIGYQTNTMVYGPGGYKFLDFTRVGLPLNLILTILTPLSIVWLYGL, translated from the coding sequence ATGGAAATTGTTCTCACACTAGGTGTTGTCGCAGCAGCTTTAATTGCATTCGTTTTTGAGTGGTTGCCGATTGATATTACCGCTCTTATCGTTGCGATCGTTTTAGTTTTATTGGGATTGGTTACGCCAGATGAAGCCATTGCTGGTTTTGGCAATTCCGCCACCATTACCGTTATGGCAATGTTTATCCTCAGTGCCGGAATTACGCGCACGGGGGCTATTCAAATCGTTCGCGATTTATTAATGAAATGGGGAGGAAAAAGTCCGACTCAGCAAATCTTTGTTTTGGGAATGATTGTTGGACCGATCACGGCATTTATCAATAACACGGCTGTTGTTGCTGTCTTTCTTCCTATTGTTGAAGATTGGTGCAAAAAACAAAAAATTTCTGTCTCAAAGCTGTTAATTCCCCTATCTTATGCCACTGTTTTAGGAGGAATGATTACAGTGATTGGAACTTCTACCAATATTCTGGCAAGCGGCGTATCTAAAAAATTAGGATATGGAGAATTTAACTTATTTCAGTTTACCGCTCTAGGTCTGATTACTTTTATAGTTGGTTTAGTTTATCTGTCTATAGTTGCCCCTCGACTGCTTCCCGAACGCAAACCAGCTAGCAGCGGTCATTTGAGTGAAGATTACAAGCTTCAAGATTATGTTAGTGAGATTACTATTCCGCCCAATTCTAGTCTAATCGGACAAACTTTAAGAGAAAGCGGAATTCAACGTAAATTCGATCTATCCGTATTAGAAATTATTCACAATGGCAACCATTTTCCTCAACCTTTAGCCGATAAAAAATTATCGGCTGGAGATATTTTATTAGTACGAGGCAGGCGAGAAGAGTTACTCAAAGTTAGAGATGAAAGGGGCGTTGAAATATTAGCTGATGTTAAGTTTGGCAATGGTTCTTTAGAAAGCGAACTCGACACGGGAGAAGAGAAAATTGCTGAAGTTTTGATTCTCTCTAATTCTCGTTTAATTGGAGCTACGCTGAAAGATTTGCGTTTTCGACAGCGTTATAATGCCACGGTTCTTGCTATTCGCCGAGGAGAAGAGTTACTCAGAGAAAGGTTAGGAAAAGTTCCTTTAAGATTTGGAGATTTATTATTAGTACAAGGACCGAAGGAAAGTTTTATTGGTTTGCAAACAACGCGCGAACTCTTGGTTTTAGAAGAAAGAGATGTGGAAAATCTCAGACAAAATAAAGCCTGGATTGCTTTGGCAATTATTTTAGGTGTTGTTATCGTTGCTGCTTTGGATTGGCAACCTATTTTGGTGACGAGTTTAGTTGGCGTTACATTGATGATTATTACGGGGTGTCTCAAACCGGGCGAAATTTATGGTGCCGTTCGTTGGGATATTATTTTTCTCTTAGCTGGATTGATTCCTTTAGGAACGGCAATGGACAAATCGGGTGCAACTGAATGGTTGGCTAATGGCTTGGTATCTATTGGAGGAAATCTTTCTGGATTTTGGATCTTAACCTTTTTCTATTTGGCTACTTCTTTTCTGACAGAAATTCTCTCAAATAATGCTGCGGTCGTGTTGATGATTCCCATAGCGGTTGAAGTAGCAAAAACTCTCAGTCTCAATCCGCTGGCTTTCATGTTTGCCGTCACTTTTGCTGCTTCTAATAGTTATTTAACCCCAATTGGCTATCAGACAAACACGATGGTTTATGGACCGGGTGGCTATAAGTTTTTAGATTTTACTCGTGTGGGATTGCCTCTCAATTTAATCCTGACGATTCTTACGCCATTATCGATCGTCTGGCTTTATGGTTTATAA
- a CDS encoding DUF1818 family protein, with product MSDRLLRVGNGWRIGWNPNAEIYKGLVGGEDWAIELTEDELNDFCCLLEQLTQMMTCMADELMDEEKIACEAESDRLWMEVEGYPHAYSLRLILNQGRCCEGYWSAEAVAELVRAARTLKGF from the coding sequence ATGAGCGATCGCTTGTTGAGAGTGGGAAATGGTTGGCGTATTGGTTGGAATCCCAACGCAGAAATTTACAAAGGGTTAGTAGGCGGCGAGGATTGGGCGATCGAGTTAACCGAAGACGAGTTAAATGATTTTTGTTGCTTGCTCGAGCAACTGACCCAGATGATGACTTGCATGGCTGATGAGTTGATGGATGAGGAGAAAATCGCCTGCGAAGCAGAAAGCGATCGCCTTTGGATGGAAGTAGAAGGTTATCCCCACGCCTATTCTCTGCGCTTGATTCTCAATCAAGGTCGCTGTTGCGAGGGGTATTGGTCGGCAGAAGCTGTGGCAGAGTTAGTACGAGCTGCGCGAACGCTGAAGGGATTTTGA
- a CDS encoding Hsp20/alpha crystallin family protein has protein sequence MSLMRWEPFREVEALKREMNRLFDTLAPTTYPNGERISLSHVPAAEMTETADAVHLKVEVPGLEAKDIDIEVTAESVSISGERKSETKTQEEGMTRTEFRYGKFRRVIALPTRIENTKVMADYKNGILHLTLPKAEAQKQKVVKVNIG, from the coding sequence ATGTCGCTTATGCGCTGGGAACCTTTCCGAGAAGTTGAAGCACTGAAAAGAGAAATGAATCGCTTGTTTGATACGCTAGCTCCTACGACTTATCCTAATGGTGAAAGAATTAGTTTATCTCACGTGCCAGCCGCAGAAATGACAGAAACAGCTGATGCAGTTCACCTGAAAGTAGAAGTTCCGGGTTTGGAAGCCAAAGACATCGACATCGAAGTAACTGCTGAGTCCGTCAGTATCAGCGGCGAACGCAAATCCGAAACCAAGACTCAAGAAGAAGGCATGACTCGCACAGAATTTCGCTATGGGAAATTCCGTCGCGTAATTGCCTTGCCCACTCGTATAGAAAATACGAAGGTGATGGCTGATTACAAGAACGGCATCTTGCATCTAACGCTACCAAAAGCGGAAGCACAAAAGCAAAAAGTTGTCAAAGTTAATATTGGTTAG
- the cax gene encoding calcium/proton exchanger, with product MLDKNTLFFVLLVFIPISIAAHFLEWGETLVFITAALAIVPLAAFMGTATEEIAVVLGPNLGGLLNATFGNATELILAFIALKEGLIDVVKATIAGSIIGNLLLVMGFAILLGGLRFKEQTFQPIAARMNASSMNLAVIAILLPTAVEYTSSGIGEKILQQLSVAVAVVLIAVYGLTLLFSMKTHSYLYDVGVAELEPESTKETPETIEELRSGINIWFWIGVLLAVTIGVAVESELLVESLEVATSELGLTELFTGVIFLPIIGNAAEHATAVTVAMKDKMDLSMSVAVGSSLQIALFVAPVLVIAGWAIGQPMDLDFNPFELVAVVVAVLTANSISSDGTSNWLEGTLLLATYTVLGLAFYFHPV from the coding sequence ATGCTCGACAAAAATACTCTCTTTTTTGTTTTGTTAGTCTTTATTCCTATCTCGATTGCTGCTCATTTTCTAGAGTGGGGAGAAACGCTGGTTTTTATTACCGCAGCATTAGCGATCGTTCCTTTAGCTGCTTTTATGGGAACGGCAACCGAAGAAATTGCTGTTGTTTTAGGTCCCAATTTAGGAGGACTCCTAAACGCTACGTTTGGCAACGCAACCGAATTAATTCTGGCGTTTATCGCCCTCAAAGAAGGATTGATCGATGTCGTCAAAGCCACTATTGCAGGCTCGATTATCGGTAATTTGCTCCTAGTCATGGGGTTTGCCATACTGTTGGGAGGATTGCGTTTCAAAGAGCAGACTTTTCAACCGATAGCCGCCCGAATGAATGCTTCTTCAATGAATTTGGCAGTTATTGCCATTCTTTTACCGACTGCGGTGGAATACACTTCTAGCGGCATTGGCGAAAAGATTCTGCAACAGCTATCTGTAGCCGTAGCAGTGGTGTTAATTGCAGTTTACGGGCTAACTCTATTGTTTTCTATGAAAACTCACTCCTATCTCTACGATGTAGGAGTGGCAGAATTAGAACCAGAATCGACAAAGGAAACTCCCGAAACGATTGAAGAATTAAGATCGGGCATTAATATCTGGTTTTGGATCGGCGTTTTGCTAGCCGTTACGATCGGCGTGGCGGTGGAGTCAGAATTATTAGTAGAGTCCCTCGAAGTCGCTACCTCCGAATTGGGGCTGACGGAACTGTTTACAGGGGTAATATTTCTGCCGATTATCGGTAATGCTGCCGAACATGCAACAGCAGTCACCGTTGCCATGAAAGATAAAATGGATCTTTCGATGTCAGTTGCAGTCGGTTCTAGCTTGCAGATTGCCTTATTCGTTGCTCCTGTGCTAGTGATTGCAGGTTGGGCGATCGGTCAACCAATGGATTTAGACTTTAATCCCTTTGAATTGGTTGCGGTAGTGGTAGCTGTCTTGACGGCTAACTCGATTAGTTCTGATGGTACGTCAAATTGGCTGGAAGGAACGCTATTACTGGCAACCTATACCGTTTTGGGACTTGCTTTTTACTTCCATCCAGTTTAG
- a CDS encoding NAD(P)-dependent oxidoreductase encodes MNLKIAFLGLGVMGAPMTANLVRKGFSVSAWNRTPNRPTIAIAADAGATITASIQEAVESAEIIFTCVGDVPDVEAVILGSEGVVRYAQPGALIVDMSTIGSNAARQIGMEVQKHRLRFLDAPVSGGDLGAHKGTLTIMVGGEPKDFEECKPAFEAMGKTIRLCGPIGSGQAVKLCNQILAAVHMVALCEALEMAKRQGIDPNLVVEVCSTGAAGSWALANLGPKIIASDLDPGFAIRHILKDLRLVKETMQFWQGQFPGVELANHLFKIVSELDGGKGEALGTQAMIRAYETR; translated from the coding sequence ATGAATCTAAAAATTGCCTTTCTCGGTCTCGGCGTTATGGGTGCTCCCATGACAGCCAATCTAGTACGCAAAGGATTTTCCGTTAGTGCTTGGAATCGTACCCCCAATCGTCCTACCATTGCGATCGCAGCTGATGCAGGCGCAACAATTACCGCTTCTATTCAAGAGGCTGTGGAATCCGCCGAGATAATTTTTACCTGCGTCGGCGACGTTCCCGATGTAGAAGCCGTTATTCTGGGCAGTGAAGGAGTCGTTCGTTATGCCCAACCCGGTGCCCTCATTGTAGATATGAGCACTATCGGCAGCAATGCCGCTCGCCAAATCGGTATGGAGGTGCAAAAACATCGCCTGCGCTTCCTTGATGCTCCTGTTTCTGGCGGCGATCTTGGAGCGCATAAAGGAACCCTTACGATTATGGTAGGCGGCGAGCCAAAAGATTTTGAGGAATGCAAGCCAGCCTTTGAAGCGATGGGAAAAACCATTCGCCTCTGCGGACCGATAGGCAGCGGTCAAGCCGTAAAATTATGCAATCAAATTCTAGCAGCCGTGCATATGGTGGCATTATGCGAAGCGCTAGAAATGGCTAAAAGACAAGGCATAGACCCCAACCTAGTTGTAGAAGTTTGCAGTACGGGAGCGGCAGGATCTTGGGCGCTAGCAAATTTGGGTCCGAAAATCATTGCCTCCGATCTCGATCCGGGTTTTGCGATTCGGCACATTCTCAAAGATTTGCGTTTGGTAAAAGAAACGATGCAATTTTGGCAAGGACAATTCCCAGGTGTAGAGTTAGCTAACCATCTGTTCAAAATTGTTAGCGAATTAGATGGGGGCAAAGGTGAAGCATTAGGGACTCAAGCAATGATTCGTGCCTATGAAACTCGATAG
- a CDS encoding DUF3172 domain-containing protein, whose amino-acid sequence MARRPRYSPPRSTSSRYPASEPSESGGLFKRLNYALVALLGGIFVLGIGVGIGLSSTTTVNPENVASRDFIDRSAPNPELCVQYGASAMVTDMRVFVTLSPFSVYVTQPTMQPGCVLRRNNWAILEQRKLVNSQQVNECKNRMNTFGFTGVLESKPRIDCIYQNDSAGNLFLNQPGAGGSPSETENF is encoded by the coding sequence ATGGCACGTAGACCTCGCTATTCTCCTCCGCGTTCTACCTCTTCTCGATATCCAGCTTCGGAACCATCGGAATCGGGCGGATTGTTTAAAAGGCTTAACTACGCTTTAGTAGCCCTCTTAGGCGGTATTTTTGTTTTGGGAATCGGCGTTGGCATCGGGTTAAGTTCGACGACAACGGTTAACCCTGAAAACGTTGCCTCCCGCGATTTTATCGATCGCAGTGCTCCTAACCCCGAACTGTGCGTTCAATACGGGGCTAGTGCAATGGTTACAGATATGCGCGTTTTCGTCACTTTAAGCCCATTCAGCGTCTACGTAACCCAACCGACCATGCAGCCGGGATGCGTTTTACGCCGCAATAACTGGGCTATTTTAGAGCAACGAAAATTAGTTAATTCCCAACAAGTTAACGAATGCAAAAACCGAATGAATACTTTTGGTTTTACAGGAGTCCTGGAAAGCAAACCCAGAATTGATTGTATCTATCAAAACGATTCGGCAGGAAATCTCTTTCTCAATCAACCAGGTGCAGGGGGGTCGCCATCTGAAACCGAGAATTTTTAA
- the ureC gene encoding urease subunit alpha — MSYRMDRRAYAETYGPTVGDRVRLADTELFIEVEQDYTTYGDEVKFGGGKVIRDGMGQSPISRDDGAVDMVITNALILDWWGIVKADVGIKDGKIYKIGKAGNPYIQDNVNIIIGPATEAVAGEGMILTAGGIDAHIHFICPQQIEVAIASGITTMIGGGTGSATGTKATTCTPGAWNIYRMLQAADAFPVNLGFLGKGNSSQPEGLAEQIVAGAIGLKLHEDWGTTPAAIDTCLSVADEYDVQVAIHTDTLNEAGFVETTIAAFKNRVIHTYHTEGAGGGHAPDIIRVCGEANVLPSSTNPTRPYTVNTLEEHLDMLMVCHHLDKSIPEDVAFAESRIRRETIAAEDILHDLGALSIISSDSQAMGRVGEVIIRTWQTAHKMKLQRGKLTEEGKETDNFRAKRYIAKYTINPAITHGIADYVGSIEEGKLADLCLWRPAFFGVKPEIVIKGGFIAWSQMGDTNASIPTPQPVHMRPMFGSFGGAIAATSLTFISKAALKAKIPEKIGLQKPAVAVSNIRNLSKRDMKLNDALPRIEVDPETYEVRADGELLTCEPATVLPMAQRYFLF; from the coding sequence ATGAGTTATAGAATGGATCGCCGTGCCTATGCAGAAACCTATGGACCAACAGTAGGCGATCGCGTTCGTTTAGCAGATACAGAATTATTTATTGAAGTCGAACAAGATTATACGACCTACGGCGATGAAGTCAAATTTGGCGGCGGGAAAGTTATCCGCGATGGCATGGGACAATCTCCGATTTCCCGCGACGATGGCGCAGTCGATATGGTGATTACGAATGCTCTCATTCTCGACTGGTGGGGAATTGTTAAAGCCGATGTCGGGATCAAAGACGGTAAAATTTACAAGATAGGGAAAGCAGGCAATCCCTATATTCAGGATAACGTTAATATTATTATCGGACCCGCTACCGAAGCCGTTGCCGGAGAAGGCATGATTCTCACGGCGGGAGGCATTGACGCTCACATTCACTTCATCTGTCCCCAACAAATCGAAGTTGCGATCGCGTCTGGTATTACTACTATGATAGGTGGCGGCACCGGATCCGCTACGGGAACTAAGGCTACAACCTGTACTCCTGGCGCATGGAATATTTACCGGATGTTGCAAGCGGCAGATGCTTTTCCTGTCAATTTAGGATTTTTGGGGAAAGGCAATAGCAGTCAACCCGAAGGACTAGCAGAACAAATCGTCGCAGGTGCGATAGGATTGAAGCTACACGAAGACTGGGGAACTACTCCAGCAGCGATCGATACTTGCTTGTCTGTCGCAGATGAATACGACGTGCAAGTCGCCATTCATACCGACACCCTTAACGAAGCAGGATTTGTAGAAACTACCATCGCCGCTTTTAAAAACCGCGTTATTCATACTTACCATACCGAAGGCGCAGGAGGAGGTCACGCACCCGATATTATTCGCGTCTGCGGCGAAGCAAACGTACTTCCTTCCTCTACAAATCCCACTCGTCCTTACACCGTCAATACCCTAGAAGAACACCTGGATATGTTAATGGTGTGCCACCACCTCGATAAAAGCATTCCCGAAGATGTTGCCTTTGCCGAATCTCGCATTCGCCGGGAAACCATTGCCGCAGAAGATATCCTCCACGATCTTGGTGCGCTTAGCATAATTTCATCCGACTCGCAGGCGATGGGAAGGGTGGGAGAAGTGATTATTCGCACTTGGCAAACCGCCCATAAAATGAAGCTACAGCGAGGGAAGCTGACAGAAGAAGGAAAAGAAACCGATAATTTTCGTGCTAAACGTTATATTGCCAAATATACAATTAATCCTGCGATTACCCACGGTATTGCTGACTATGTGGGTTCGATTGAAGAAGGAAAATTAGCCGATTTATGTTTGTGGCGACCTGCCTTTTTTGGCGTGAAACCAGAAATTGTTATTAAAGGAGGGTTCATTGCTTGGTCGCAAATGGGGGATACTAATGCTAGTATTCCTACCCCTCAACCCGTACATATGCGTCCCATGTTTGGCAGTTTTGGCGGCGCGATTGCAGCAACTTCGTTAACCTTTATTTCTAAAGCGGCGTTGAAAGCAAAAATTCCCGAAAAAATTGGCTTGCAAAAACCTGCCGTGGCAGTTTCTAATATCCGCAATTTGAGTAAGCGAGATATGAAATTAAATGATGCTTTGCCAAGGATAGAAGTCGATCCAGAAACCTACGAAGTGAGAGCAGATGGTGAGTTGTTAACCTGCGAACCTGCAACGGTTTTACCCATGGCACAGCGTTATTTCCTTTTTTAA